The following are encoded together in the Lathyrus oleraceus cultivar Zhongwan6 chromosome 3, CAAS_Psat_ZW6_1.0, whole genome shotgun sequence genome:
- the LOC127129951 gene encoding uncharacterized protein LOC127129951 — MVDEELHFKTVLRRKNAAKARIYRKSVIDDKKSKRLKTALKENGTFDKRRDNDSTTLRIPLSELLPNILNDGRGIANVEVSRQLHSSLKTKPSTNNNIRSKRISSRNITKLGVNLSKRFDNTFAATTSNQDPILELQLNGLFASESGDDNMNDESDGYSSATNSSFDEDEMSNGTDAMETFEITLGGYYDIGDPVIECQYSGANMWYSERKNKCCHASNPKFSMCCGSGKVQLPLLKPAPKVLQHLLFDNESCESKNFQQQIRMYNVMFAFTSPGAKVDNRFNNGRCPPNFRIQGQSCHRIGSMLPMPGQNPRFAQLYVYDTENEIENRMHGFRSKSGVDVNIVRKLSEMLYEHNVHAQSFRMARDRLCEEGVSDLKLHLIS; from the exons ATGGTAGATGAAGAATTACATTTTAAAACTGTTTTGAGGAGGAAGAATGCTGCAAAAGCCAGAATTTATAGAAAGAGTGTTATTGATGACAAGAAATCTAAGAGGTTGAAAACTGCTCTAAAAGAAAACGGTACATTTGATAAAAGACGCGACAATGACTCAACAACTTTGAGGATACCACTATCAGAACTTTTGCCAAACATACTAAATGACGGTCGTGGTATAGCCAACGTTGAAGTAAGTCGTCAACTTCATTCGTCCTTAAAGACTAAGCCAAGTACCAATAATAATATCAGATCAAAAAGGATATCAAGCAGAAACATTACCAAATTAGGAGTTAACTTATCTAAGAGGTTTGACAATACATTTGCTGCAACAACATCAAACCAAGATCCAATACTAGAATTGCAACTCAATGGGCTTTTTGCATCTGAGAGTGGAGACGATAATATGAATGATGAATCTGACG GTTACAGTTCAGCAACAAATTCAAGttttgatgaagatgaaatgtCTAATGGAACAGATGCTATGGAAACTTTTGAAATTACATTAG GAGGGTATTATGATATAGGGGATCCTGTCATTGAATGTCAATATTCTGGTGCAAATATGTGGTATTCggaaaggaaaaacaaatgttgTCATGCGTCCAATCCTAAATTTTCCATGTGTTGTGGATCAGGAAAAGTTCAGTTACCTTTGTTAAAACCCGCTCCTAAAGTTCTACAACATCTGTTGTTTGACAATGAATCATGTGAATCAAAAAATTTCCAACAACAAATTCGAATGTACAACGTTATGTTTGCATTTACATCTCCCGGTGCGAAAGTGGACAATCGATTTAACAACGGTAGATGCCCTCCCAATTTTCGTATCCAAGGTCAATCATGTCACCGAATAGGAAGCATGTTACCGATGCCAGGTCAAAATCCACGATTTGCACAACTATATGTTTATGACACTGAGAATGAAATTGAAAACAGAATGCATGGATTCAG GTCAAAAAGTGGAGTTGATGTTAATATTGTGAGAAAACTATCTGAAATGTTATATGAACATAATGTTCATGCACAATCATTTCGCATGGCAAGGGACAGACTTTGTGAAGAAGGTGTTTCTGATTTAAAACTTCATTTAATATCTTAA